A DNA window from bacterium contains the following coding sequences:
- a CDS encoding sigma-54 dependent transcriptional regulator, which produces MNERLLIIEDETTLRDSLKRVFAREGYEVEAAASAEEALPRIEERAFDVILTDIILPGIDGIELLEKARQRDPAQIVIVMTAYATLDTAVRALRAGAYDYVIKPVIHEELKRIARNALHVRALRAENVILRKQIDERYGMELIVGESDPMRALLAEVRKVADSRSNVLLLGETGTGKELFARAIHAQSSRREKPFVPINCSAIPENLIESELFGYQRGAFTGAVGAKAGLFEEADGGTVFLDEIGELDTRLQSKLLRVIDDREIRPLGSTQSRRVDLRFVAATNLDLASAVAGGGFREDLFYRLNVITLRMPPLRERREDIPLLVGRFVEQFAAELGRRPLALDPQALRLFEGYPWPGNVRELRNVVERLVLVADGPVVLPVHLPERLRRSEAPPAQPAGEFTLSIEEYTKQFILSHQGACSEQEIAGMLGITRKALWEKRKRWGLKHQ; this is translated from the coding sequence ATGAACGAGCGGCTGCTCATCATCGAGGACGAGACGACGCTGCGCGACTCGCTCAAGCGGGTCTTCGCGCGCGAGGGCTACGAGGTCGAGGCCGCCGCCTCGGCCGAGGAGGCGCTGCCCCGCATCGAGGAGCGCGCCTTCGACGTCATCCTCACGGACATCATCCTCCCGGGGATCGACGGCATCGAGCTGCTCGAGAAGGCGCGCCAGCGCGACCCGGCGCAGATCGTCATCGTGATGACGGCCTACGCCACGCTCGACACCGCGGTGCGGGCGCTGCGCGCGGGGGCCTACGACTACGTCATCAAGCCGGTGATCCACGAGGAGCTCAAGCGCATCGCGCGCAACGCGCTGCATGTGCGCGCCCTGCGGGCCGAGAACGTGATCCTGCGCAAGCAGATCGACGAGCGCTACGGCATGGAGCTCATCGTCGGCGAGAGCGACCCGATGCGCGCGCTGCTCGCCGAGGTGCGCAAGGTCGCCGACTCGCGCAGCAATGTCCTGCTGCTCGGGGAGACGGGCACCGGCAAGGAGCTCTTCGCGCGCGCCATCCACGCGCAGAGCTCGCGGCGCGAGAAACCCTTCGTGCCGATCAACTGCAGCGCGATCCCGGAGAACCTCATCGAGTCCGAGCTCTTCGGCTACCAGCGCGGGGCCTTCACGGGCGCGGTCGGGGCCAAGGCCGGCCTCTTCGAGGAGGCGGACGGCGGCACGGTCTTCCTCGACGAGATCGGCGAGCTCGACACGCGCCTGCAGTCGAAGCTGCTGCGGGTCATCGACGACCGCGAGATCCGGCCGCTGGGCTCGACGCAGAGTCGTCGCGTGGACCTGCGCTTCGTCGCCGCGACGAACCTCGACCTGGCCTCGGCCGTCGCGGGCGGCGGTTTCCGCGAGGACCTCTTCTACCGGCTCAACGTGATCACGCTGCGGATGCCGCCCCTGCGCGAGCGGCGCGAGGACATCCCGCTGCTGGTCGGGCGGTTCGTCGAGCAGTTTGCCGCCGAGCTGGGGCGGCGCCCGCTCGCGCTGGACCCGCAGGCGCTGCGCCTGTTCGAGGGCTACCCGTGGCCGGGGAACGTGCGCGAGCTGCGCAACGTCGTCGAGCGGCTGGTGCTGGTCGCGGACGGGCCGGTTGTGCTGCCGGTGCACCTGCCGGAGCGCCTGCGCCGGAGCGAGGCGCCGCCGGCGCAGCCCGCGGGGGAGTTCACGCTCTCGATAGAGGAGTACACCAAGCAGTTCATCCTCTCCCACCAGGGCGCCTGCAGCGAGCAGGAGATCGCGGGGATGCTCGGGATCACGCGCAAGGCGCTCTGGGAGAAGCGCAAGCGCTGGGGCCTCAAGCACCAGTGA
- a CDS encoding Rossmann-like and DUF2520 domain-containing protein, whose amino-acid sequence MKRETVAIIGPGRVGGALGRLLARAGYRVVAVAGRTRRSAASAVRFIGAGTPTADPAAAAARAAIVLLTVPDREIRGLCERIAHAGGFRRGSLVVHASGAHTRDLLEAARAAGALRAVVHPLQSVPERALGVASIPGSFFRVEADRGARTRVRALVRALGGAELTLPGWKGDPASAALYHAGAVAASNYLVTLLDYAARLLRTLGADRGQALRAVLPLVRGTLANIGRLGIPAALTGPVARGDVATVAAHVAALRGRAPELLPLYALLARETVPLAREKGGLSARAAGELLDVLGEGGGRA is encoded by the coding sequence ATGAAGCGCGAAACGGTCGCGATCATCGGTCCGGGGCGCGTCGGGGGCGCGCTCGGCAGACTGCTGGCCCGGGCGGGCTACCGCGTCGTAGCGGTCGCGGGGCGCACGCGCCGCTCGGCGGCCTCCGCGGTCCGGTTCATCGGGGCGGGGACGCCGACCGCGGACCCGGCCGCGGCCGCGGCGCGCGCGGCGATCGTGCTGCTCACGGTCCCGGACCGGGAGATCCGCGGCCTGTGCGAGCGCATCGCCCACGCCGGCGGCTTTCGGCGCGGCTCGCTCGTCGTCCACGCCTCCGGCGCGCACACCCGGGACCTGCTGGAAGCGGCGCGCGCGGCCGGGGCGCTGCGCGCCGTCGTCCACCCGCTGCAATCGGTCCCGGAGCGGGCACTCGGGGTCGCGAGCATCCCGGGGAGCTTCTTTCGCGTCGAGGCCGACCGCGGCGCGCGCACCCGGGTCCGGGCGCTGGTCCGGGCGCTCGGCGGCGCCGAGCTGACCCTGCCGGGGTGGAAGGGCGACCCGGCGTCGGCGGCGCTCTACCACGCGGGCGCGGTCGCGGCGTCGAACTACCTCGTGACCCTCCTCGACTACGCCGCGCGGCTGCTGCGGACGCTCGGCGCGGACCGGGGGCAGGCGCTGCGGGCGGTGCTGCCGCTGGTGCGCGGGACCCTCGCCAACATCGGGCGGCTCGGCATCCCGGCGGCGCTCACCGGGCCGGTGGCCCGCGGGGATGTCGCCACGGTTGCGGCGCACGTCGCGGCGCTGCGGGGGCGGGCGCCGGAGCTGCTCCCGCTGTACGCGCTGCTGGCGCGCGAGACGGTGCCGCTCGCCCGCGAGAAGGGCGGACTGAGCGCCCGCGCCGCCGGCGAGCTGCTCGACGTCCTCGGCGAAGGCGGCGGGCGGGCAC
- a CDS encoding DUF3786 domain-containing protein, translated as MGVADSGEKRAWELLARSAAELVCARSRASFDAATGAYRVPSFGRLFLVRPGERRIAGLDPRGAAILEAHGDLLRLALLWYLVRAAGDRPADVLVNPGRLPGGDLFARGTHVLPLDALAARHTSRPENFLAAGGALGGRAVPYGDAAVELPALPKVPVTIILWRADDEFPARADLLFDASAPRHLPTDVLWAIAMLSVQLMREASGA; from the coding sequence ATGGGTGTCGCGGACTCGGGCGAGAAGCGCGCCTGGGAACTGCTCGCGCGCAGCGCCGCTGAGCTGGTCTGCGCCCGCTCCCGGGCGTCGTTCGACGCCGCGACCGGGGCCTACCGGGTCCCGTCCTTCGGGCGCCTCTTCCTCGTCCGCCCCGGGGAGCGCCGGATCGCCGGCCTGGACCCGCGGGGCGCCGCCATCCTCGAGGCGCACGGCGACCTGCTCCGGCTCGCACTGCTCTGGTACCTCGTCCGGGCGGCCGGCGACCGGCCCGCGGACGTGCTCGTGAATCCGGGGCGCCTGCCGGGCGGGGACCTGTTCGCGCGGGGCACCCACGTCCTGCCGCTGGACGCGCTCGCGGCGCGGCACACCAGCCGCCCGGAGAACTTTCTTGCCGCGGGCGGGGCACTCGGCGGCCGCGCGGTGCCCTACGGCGACGCGGCGGTGGAGCTGCCGGCGCTCCCCAAGGTCCCGGTGACGATCATCCTCTGGCGGGCCGACGACGAGTTCCCGGCCCGCGCCGACCTGCTCTTCGACGCCAGCGCCCCGCGCCACCTGCCGACGGACGTCCTCTGGGCGATCGCGATGCTCTCGGTCCAGCTGATGCGCGAGGCGTCCGGGGCCTGA